In one window of Erythrolamprus reginae isolate rEryReg1 chromosome 1, rEryReg1.hap1, whole genome shotgun sequence DNA:
- the CRIPT gene encoding cysteine-rich PDZ-binding protein produces the protein MVCEKCEKKLGTVITPDTWKDGARNTTESGGRKLNENKALTSKKARFDPYGRNKFAICRICKSSVHQPGSHYCQGCAYKKGICAMCGKKVLDTKNYKQTSV, from the exons ATGGTGTGCGAGAAGT GTGAAAAAAAACTTGGTACAGTAATTACACCTGATACCTGGAAAGATGGTGCAAGAAACACAACAG AAAGTGGTGGAAGAAAATTAAATGAAAACAAGGCATTGACATCAAAAAAGGCAAg ATTTGATCCTTACGGCAGAAACAAATTTGCAATATGCCGGATTTGTAAAAGTTCAGTTCATCAGCCAGGCTCTCATTACTGCCAGGGATGTGCATACAAAAAAG GTATCTGTGCAATGTGTGGAAAGAAAGTCTTGGATACAAAAAACTACAAGCAAACATCAGTTTAA